The following are from one region of the Advenella mimigardefordensis DPN7 genome:
- a CDS encoding urease subunit beta: MVPGEILYCTEDVEINAGMPVITLMVVNGADRPIQVGSHFHFAEVNAALEFDRASAWGKRLNVLSGGSVRFEPGAVVEVELVDIQGRRVVRGLRGLCGGSLDGKDFSI; the protein is encoded by the coding sequence CTGGTACCCGGAGAAATCCTGTATTGCACCGAGGACGTGGAAATCAATGCCGGGATGCCGGTCATCACGCTTATGGTTGTCAATGGCGCTGATCGTCCGATTCAGGTTGGTTCGCATTTTCACTTTGCTGAGGTCAACGCTGCCCTGGAGTTTGATCGCGCCAGTGCCTGGGGGAAACGGCTGAACGTGCTGTCTGGTGGTTCCGTGCGTTTCGAACCCGGTGCGGTGGTTGAAGTAGAGTTAGTGGATATACAAGGTAGGCGCGTCGTGCGTGGTTTACGAGGTTTGTGCGGAGGCAGTCTGGATGGCAAAGATTTCTCGATCTGA